In one Haloplanus salinus genomic region, the following are encoded:
- a CDS encoding DUF7345 domain-containing protein, with protein sequence MGLVTIVLILSVAVGPALGAIASPSATQFGSGPVSQQGVDTDSVRLIVSVEENGSATWTVQYWTRLDDENTTAAFESLQRDIEATPSNFSDRFASRMRSTVRASENATGREMAATGFGVTAETRTPPDYGVIVYTFRWDGFAAVDGDTVRVGDAIEGLFLDDRTRLVIEWPTEYTTTDITPEPDERRTDAVVWRGAETSFVSGEPSVALRPASVDTTSGGDGGTGSDGDGAGTTPSSDGGPMLPLVAVGLFLAVGVVAWRYRDRFAGRPDDADGVSTPTANGASDGGATDREDLLSNEERVLQFVREQGGRVKQQEIVEAFDWTEARTSQIVRDLRDDGSLEGFRLGRENVLKLPDDDS encoded by the coding sequence GTGGGTCTCGTGACTATCGTGCTGATTCTGTCCGTGGCAGTCGGGCCGGCGCTCGGAGCTATCGCGTCACCATCGGCCACCCAGTTCGGAAGTGGTCCCGTCTCCCAGCAGGGCGTCGACACCGACTCCGTCCGCCTGATCGTCTCGGTCGAGGAGAACGGCTCGGCGACGTGGACCGTTCAGTACTGGACGCGGCTCGACGACGAGAACACGACCGCCGCGTTCGAGTCACTCCAGCGCGACATCGAGGCGACCCCGTCGAACTTCTCCGATCGCTTCGCGTCGCGTATGCGCTCGACGGTCCGTGCGTCGGAGAACGCGACCGGCCGGGAGATGGCCGCCACCGGCTTCGGCGTGACGGCCGAGACGCGGACGCCCCCGGACTACGGCGTCATCGTCTACACCTTCCGCTGGGACGGCTTCGCCGCCGTCGACGGCGATACGGTCCGCGTCGGCGACGCCATCGAGGGGCTCTTCCTCGACGATCGGACCCGGCTCGTGATCGAGTGGCCGACGGAGTACACGACGACCGACATCACTCCGGAACCGGACGAACGCCGGACCGACGCGGTCGTCTGGCGCGGCGCCGAGACGAGTTTCGTCTCCGGCGAACCGAGCGTCGCCCTCCGTCCGGCGTCGGTCGACACGACGAGCGGCGGCGACGGTGGGACCGGCAGTGACGGCGACGGTGCCGGGACGACGCCCTCGTCCGACGGCGGGCCGATGCTCCCGCTGGTCGCCGTCGGGCTGTTCCTCGCCGTCGGGGTGGTCGCGTGGCGCTACCGCGACCGGTTCGCCGGGCGTCCGGACGACGCGGACGGCGTGTCGACGCCGACGGCGAACGGCGCGAGCGACGGCGGCGCTACGGACCGCGAGGACCTCCTGAGCAACGAGGAGCGTGTCCTCCAGTTCGTCCGCGAGCAGGGTGGTCGGGTCAAACAGCAGGAAATCGTCGAGGCGTTCGACTGGACGGAGGCGCGAACGAGTCAGATCGTCCGCGACCTGCGCGACGACGGCAGCCTCGAAGGCTTCCGTCTCGGCCGCGAGAACGTGCTGAAGCTCCCCGACGACGACTCGTAG